Proteins co-encoded in one Arachis hypogaea cultivar Tifrunner chromosome 11, arahy.Tifrunner.gnm2.J5K5, whole genome shotgun sequence genomic window:
- the LOC140176260 gene encoding uncharacterized protein — protein MGRGTRVGPLVLPNNRTKLYGGTPFRLTYGVDAVIPVEIGEPSPRLLLAGVDEAVEKDLVEETREMAHLSETALKQRIALRYNTKVLRRDFEKRDLVLRRNDIGLPTLGEGKLAANWEGPYRIKEVLGKGAYKLERLDGREIPRTWNAGNLRRFYS, from the coding sequence ATGGGCCGAGGAACTCGCGtcggtcctctggtcctaccgaACAACCGAACAAAGCTTTACGGGGGAACCCCTTTTCGCCTAACATACGGGGTCGACGCAGTGATACCCGTCGAAATCGGCGAACCGAGCCCACGGCTACTACTTGCAGGAGTAGACGAAGCGGTAGAAAAGGACCTGGTGGAAGAGACCAGAGAGATGGCCCACTTGTCAGAAACGGCATTAAAACAAAGAATAGCTCTACGCTACAACACTAAAGTCCTCAGGAGGGATTTTGAGAAAAGAGACCTCGTCCTACGACGCAACGACATCGGTTTACCGACTCTAGGAGAAGGAAAACTCGCGGCAaattgggaaggcccctacagaatCAAAGAAGTGCTCGGCAAAGGTGCCTACAAGCTGGAAAGACTCGATGGTAGGGAGATCCCGAGAACTTGGAACGCAGGTAACCTGAGGAGATTCTACTCGTAG
- the LOC112722057 gene encoding uncharacterized protein, with amino-acid sequence MGATPFHPSILKVRLPRNFDKPTNMRYDGTKDPQEHITVSEARMNLEGVDDAVRCRAFPVKLAGPAIRWFNILLQESITAFADVGRSFLARFTTRIAKAKHPINLLGVTQKPGEPTRKFLDRFNDECLDIDGLTDSVTSLCLTNGLLNEDFRKHLTTKLVWTMQKIQSVAKEYINDEEVSQVVAANKQQLPSSSARQAPHVDRYKEAPRDGSLN; translated from the coding sequence ATGGGAGCCACTCCCTTTCACCCCTCAATCCTCAAGGTCCGGCTCCCGAGAAACTTCGACAAGCCGACGAACATGAGGTACGACGGGACCAAGGACCCCCAGGAACACATCACAGTTTCTGAAGCAAGAATGAACCTGGAGGGGGTAGACGACGCGGTCAGATGTCGGGCATTCCCCGTGAAGTTGGCCGGTCCAGCAATCCGATGGTTTAACATCCTCCTACAAGAGTCCATCACAGCTTTTGCAGATGTAGGACGAAGTTTTCTAGCTCGGTTCACGACACGCATAGCCAAGGCAAAGCACCCAATCAACTTACTGGGGGTTACCCAAAAACCCGGCGAACCGACCAGGAAGTTCCTAGACAGGTTCAACGACGAGTGTTTAGATATCGACGGCCTCACGGACTCAGTCACTAGTCTATGCCTAACAAACGGCCTGCTAAACGAAGACTTTAGGAAGCACCTCACAACCAAACTTGTATGGACCATGCAGAAAATTCAGAGCGTGGCCAAGGAATACATTAATGATGAAGAGGTCAGTCAGGTTGTAGCAGCCAATAAACAGCAGCTCCCTAGCTCGTCAGCTCGGCAGGCCCCTCACGTTGACAGGTACAAAGAAGCTCCCAGGGACGGCTCCCTAAACTAG
- the LOC112723126 gene encoding pathogenesis-related protein 2 produces MAVFTFEDEITSTVPPAKLYNAMKDADSITPKIIDDVKSVEIVEGNGGPGTIKKLTIVEDGETKFILHKVEAIDEANYAYNYSVVGGVALPPTAEKITFETKLVEGPNGGSIGKLSVKFHSKGDAKPDEEAMKKGKAKGEALFKAIEGYVLANPALY; encoded by the exons ATGGCCGTCTTCACTTTTGAGGATGAAATCACCTCCACCGTCCCCCCTGCTAAGCTTTACAATGCTATGAAGGATGCCGACTCCATCACCCCTAAGATTATTGATGACGTCAAGAGTGTTGAAATTGTTGAGGGAAACGGTGGTCCCGGAACCATCAAGAAACTCACCATTGTCGAGG ATGGAGAAACCAAGTTTATCTTGCACAAGGTGGAGGCAATAGATGAGGCTAACTATGCATACAACTACAGCGTTGTTGGAGGAGTGGCTCTGCCTCCTACGGCGGAGAAGATAACATTTGAGACAAAGCTAGTTGAAGGACCCAACGGAGGATCCATTGGGAAGTTGAGTGTGAAGTTCCACTCGAAAGGAGATGCAAAGCCAGATGAGGAAGCCATGAAGAAGGGGAAGGCCAAGGGTGAAGCTCTCTTCAAGGCTATTGAGGGTTACGTTTTGGCCAACCCTGCTCTCTATTGA